The Oryctolagus cuniculus chromosome 5, mOryCun1.1, whole genome shotgun sequence genome includes a region encoding these proteins:
- the LOC100341101 gene encoding olfactory receptor 14J1-like, translating into MIMTNVTTMSGFLLKGFSDDHELQILHALLFLVIYLLALAGNIIIITITTLDQGLQSPIDYFLKHLSLLDLTFISVTVPQSIDNSLADNGHISYGQCILQVFFFTSLAWAEMAILTVMSYDRYAAICLPLNYEVIVDTRKCKWFVLAVWLSGGISGILYTAATFSITFCRANTIHHFFCDVPQLSKLSCSNDNMGVIGVSLFVSVIAFICFIFIIFSYIHIFYTVLRIHSAGGQSKVYSTCLPHLFVVSFSLCTGVFAYLKPTSDSPTASDLVASIFYTVIPPALNPIIYSLRNETMKAALRKLLLGKKLTRKKTCFLHCRWMSNTMHKELFE; encoded by the coding sequence ATGATTATGACAAATGTAACCACAATGAGTGGATTCCTCCTCAAGGGTTTTTCTGATGATCATGAGCTGCAGATCTTACATGCTTTGCTTTTCTTGGTGATATACCTACTGGCTTTGGCAGGTAACATTATTATTATCACCATCACAACCCTAGACCAGGGTCTCCAATCCCCAATAGACTACTTCTTGAAGCACCTGTCTCTCCTGGACCTCACCTTCATTTCTGTCACAGTCCCCCAGTCCATTGACAACTCACTGGCAGACAATGGCCATATTTCCTATGGTCAGTGTATTCTTCAGGTTTTCTTCTTCACATCTTTGGCCTGGGCAGAGATGGCCATTCTCACCGTGATGTCCTATGACCGATATGCAGCTATTTGCCTGCCACTGAACTATGAGGTCATCGTGGATACTAGAAAATGTAAGTGGTTTGTGTTAGCTGTATGGCTAAGTGGAGGCATATCTGGAATTTTGTACACAGCAGCTACATTTTCTATTACATTTTGTAGAGCCAACACAATTCATCATTTCTTCTGTGATGTCCCTCAGTTGTCAAAGCTATCCTGCTCTAATGATAACATGGGGGTGATTGGAGTGTCTCTTTTCGTGTCTGTGATTGCATTTATCTGCTTCATCTTTATTATCTTCTCCTATATCCACATCTTCTACACAGTCTTAAGAATACACTCAGCtgggggccaatccaaagtctaCTCTACTTGCCTGCCCCACCTCTTTGTTGTCTCATTTTCCCTCTGCACAGGAGTCTTTGCATATCTAAAACCAACTTCAGATTCTCCAACTGCTTCTGACCTTGTGGCATCTATCTTTTATACAGTAATACCTCCAGCACTTAACCCTATTATCTACAGTCTGAGAAATGAGACTATGAAGGCAGCTTTAAGAAAGTTACTGTTGGGTAAAAAGCTTACAAggaaaaaaacatgttttttacATTGTAGATGGATGTCCAATACAATGCACAAAGAATTATTTGAATAA